The following coding sequences are from one Ancylobacter sp. TS-1 window:
- a CDS encoding aldo/keto reductase, with the protein MQNFVSANGAQIPALGYGTFRLPGPDTLRMVPHALKIGFRHIDTAQIYGNEAEVGEGIERSGVKRADIFLTTKVWVDKYGRDALVASVDESLRKLRTDYVDLLLLHWPAGHSLPEPVAALNEVVKAGKVRHIGLSNFNTALMKEAIALSDAPLVTNQVEYHPYIDQSAVIRAARAAGLCVTAYYPMADGKVFTDPVLKEIAAAHGRSIAQIVLRWVIQQDGLVALSKTVGEARAAENFAVFDFALSADEMAAIHALARPDGRLLSPAKLAPAWDAAA; encoded by the coding sequence ATGCAGAATTTCGTCAGCGCCAATGGCGCCCAGATTCCCGCCCTCGGCTACGGCACCTTCCGCCTGCCCGGCCCCGACACGCTGCGCATGGTCCCGCACGCGCTCAAGATCGGCTTCCGCCACATCGACACCGCGCAGATCTACGGCAACGAGGCCGAGGTCGGCGAGGGCATCGAGCGCTCGGGCGTGAAGCGCGCCGACATCTTCCTCACCACCAAGGTGTGGGTCGACAAATATGGCCGCGACGCTCTCGTCGCCTCGGTCGACGAGAGCCTGCGCAAGCTGCGGACCGATTATGTCGACCTGCTGCTGCTGCACTGGCCCGCCGGCCATTCGCTGCCCGAGCCGGTGGCGGCGCTCAACGAGGTGGTGAAGGCCGGCAAGGTGCGCCACATCGGCCTGTCGAACTTCAACACCGCGCTGATGAAGGAGGCGATCGCGCTGAGCGACGCCCCGCTCGTCACCAACCAGGTCGAGTACCATCCCTATATCGACCAAAGCGCGGTGATCCGCGCCGCCCGCGCCGCCGGCCTCTGCGTGACGGCCTATTACCCCATGGCGGACGGCAAGGTGTTCACCGATCCCGTGCTGAAGGAGATCGCCGCCGCCCATGGCCGGAGCATCGCCCAGATCGTGCTGCGCTGGGTGATCCAGCAGGACGGGCTGGTCGCCCTGTCGAAGACGGTCGGCGAGGCACGCGCGGCGGAAAACTTCGCCGTCTTCGATTTCGCGCTGTCGGCCGACGAGATGGCGGCCATCCACGCGCTGGCGCGGCCCGACGGGCGCCTCCTCAGCCCGGCCAAACTTGCGCCGGCATGGGATGCCGCCGCCTGA
- a CDS encoding TetR/AcrR family transcriptional regulator, whose translation MRVTRAKVAEHRRSILSSASRLFRERGFKDVGVAEIMQASGLTHGAFYGHFRSKADLADEACRDACAEGLERWLSSADLSDILDRYLTPAHRDDPASGCALSALGAEVARQSPELQKSYAEGLKSFIAAMERHMEDGTPEARHRQALSVLAAMVGALTMARGVAGGDPELSAEILDTVRREIRDYFGA comes from the coding sequence TTGCGGGTCACGAGAGCGAAGGTCGCCGAGCATCGCCGGTCCATTCTGTCCTCGGCCTCGCGCCTGTTTCGCGAACGCGGCTTCAAGGATGTCGGGGTCGCCGAGATCATGCAGGCGAGCGGGCTCACCCACGGCGCCTTCTACGGCCATTTCCGCTCGAAGGCCGACCTCGCCGACGAAGCCTGCCGCGACGCCTGCGCCGAAGGGCTGGAGCGCTGGCTGAGTTCCGCCGATCTCTCCGACATCCTCGACCGCTACCTCACACCGGCGCATCGCGACGATCCGGCAAGCGGCTGCGCCCTGTCGGCGCTCGGCGCCGAAGTCGCGCGGCAGTCGCCGGAGTTGCAGAAGAGCTATGCCGAGGGGCTGAAGAGCTTCATCGCCGCCATGGAGCGGCACATGGAGGACGGCACGCCGGAAGCCCGGCACCGGCAGGCGCTCTCGGTGCTCGCCGCCATGGTCGGCGCGCTCACCATGGCGCGCGGCGTCGCCGGCGGCGACCCCGAACTCTCGGCCGAAATCCTCGACACCGTCCGCCGCGAGATCCGCGACTATTTCGGCGCCTGA
- a CDS encoding MFS transporter: MPLALFALTIAAYAIGTTEFVIVGLLPTVAADLHIDLPLAGLIVSVYALGVTFGAPVLTALTGRVPRKPLLLSLMALFVVGNAAAALSPSYETLLVARVLSAFAHGVFFSVGATIAADLVPADRRASAIALMFMGLTVAIVTGVPLGTFIGQNFGWRATFWAVSGLGVVALLGIAALLPANLSRPAPASLLDQLRVLGSGRLLIVYGMTALGYGGTFVAFTYLASILEHITGFAASSVSLLLVVYGLAIAAGNIAGGRVADRDPVRALTFLFLAQAGVLALFTFTAVSPWLTLPTLAALGFLSFANVPGLQIYVVELAKKVRPGAVDVASALNIAAFNLGIAIGAWVGGLVVASPLGLGATPWVGAILVAGALGLTIWSGILDRRETLALRTA; encoded by the coding sequence ATGCCACTCGCGCTGTTCGCGCTCACCATCGCCGCCTATGCCATCGGCACCACGGAATTCGTCATTGTCGGCCTGCTGCCCACAGTGGCGGCCGACCTTCACATCGACCTGCCGCTCGCCGGCCTGATCGTCAGCGTCTACGCGCTCGGGGTCACCTTCGGCGCGCCGGTGCTCACCGCGCTCACCGGCCGCGTGCCGCGCAAGCCGCTGCTGCTGTCGCTGATGGCGCTGTTCGTCGTCGGCAACGCCGCCGCCGCGCTGAGCCCCAGCTACGAGACGCTGCTGGTGGCGCGCGTGCTCTCGGCCTTTGCCCATGGCGTGTTCTTCTCGGTCGGAGCGACCATCGCCGCCGACCTCGTGCCGGCCGACCGGCGCGCCTCCGCCATCGCGCTGATGTTCATGGGGCTGACGGTCGCCATCGTCACCGGCGTGCCGCTCGGCACCTTTATCGGCCAGAATTTCGGCTGGCGCGCCACCTTCTGGGCGGTGTCGGGCCTCGGCGTCGTCGCCCTTCTCGGCATCGCCGCGCTGCTGCCCGCCAACCTCTCCCGTCCCGCGCCCGCGAGCCTTCTCGACCAGCTGCGGGTTCTCGGCTCGGGCCGGCTGCTCATCGTCTACGGCATGACGGCGCTCGGCTATGGCGGCACCTTCGTCGCCTTCACCTATCTCGCCTCGATCCTCGAGCACATCACGGGCTTTGCGGCGTCGAGCGTGAGCCTGCTGCTCGTCGTCTACGGCCTCGCCATCGCGGCGGGCAACATCGCCGGCGGCCGCGTCGCCGACCGCGACCCGGTGCGCGCGCTCACCTTCCTCTTCCTCGCGCAGGCGGGCGTGCTGGCGCTGTTCACCTTCACCGCCGTCTCGCCCTGGCTCACACTGCCGACGCTGGCGGCGCTCGGCTTCCTGTCCTTCGCCAATGTGCCGGGCCTGCAGATCTATGTCGTCGAGCTGGCGAAGAAGGTGCGCCCCGGCGCCGTCGACGTCGCCTCGGCGCTCAACATCGCCGCCTTCAATCTCGGCATCGCCATCGGCGCCTGGGTGGGCGGACTGGTCGTCGCCTCCCCTCTCGGTCTCGGCGCGACGCCCTGGGTCGGCGCCATCCTCGTTGCCGGCGCGCTCGGACTGACTATCTGGAGCGGGATACTCGACCGCCGCGAGACGCTCGCGCTGCGCACCGCCTGA